The sequence below is a genomic window from Sceloporus undulatus isolate JIND9_A2432 ecotype Alabama chromosome 5, SceUnd_v1.1, whole genome shotgun sequence.
AAACTGGATAGAAAAGGGATATTTTCCCCTGTTCTTTCAATGCTCGTTTATAAGTGGtgtaaaaataatattctgtatTCTGAGTATATGGAAGGTGTTCTGGTTAATCAGTGACAAAagtataattttgtatttagCTCTTTGGGTTtctttcatatacacacacaaagacatatACACACTTAAGattaagattaaaataaaactttacatTGTTTAATGATACATCTTTACccaaaagaaaactggaaaaaaagtatTAGAATGGGATGAAATTTCTACATTCTCTACATGTATGCGATCTAAAAAATCTTGGGACTGAGATTTAGTGGAGGTTTCAACTAGAAGTGATTTTCACCTGCCCAATGTATTACATTGCTTCAAAAGATCTTCCAGACTTCCCAAACAGCTCTGCAGGGGGTACAGGACTGAAGGAGGAAAAATCAGTGAAATACCAATAAGAGTTCTGTGAATAGTAATCAAATCCAATTTTCTGTATGCTTGCCATACAAACACAAGAACTATGACGGTCTTATTTTCAGAAGTAGATAcattagtctgtttcagcaaGGAAAATAGGAGTATGTGGCATTTTTAAGACTAAAGTATCTATTTTAGCGTGAGCTTTTATAGATTATAATTGAGTTCCTCGGGAGAATAGTGCACAATATTCAAATCTCAAGTACATTGTACTCCAAATCGCTAAGGAAGCGGATTATAACCTACAAAAACTCACAATGAAGTAAAACTCTTAGGTGCCAAACACTTCTCATGACAGTTTAATGTGGCTGTACTCATCCATGCTGTTAGAAAATATGAACTTGTGCCATGGCATTGCTTGAATTACACCTTGGAATACCaaaaaatgttgttattgttgttgctgctgtgtgtctttaaatcgtttccaatttacagcttttttggcaagaattgttcagaaggggtttatctttgccttcctctgaggctgagagaatgtgacttgcccaaggtcatccagcgggtttctatggctgagcagggatttgaatccgcATCTCCAatgtcatattccaacactcaaactactacactatgctgtctTTTTACCAGAAAATAACAAATACTTTTCTTCAGATTCAACTCTAATAAATGaattaaaggcctgttacagactgccaaaataaagctgcttcgggtctctttggaagtatgctatttaaatgatgcatgggtcctaagagcccggaggtcgcgccaaagccacactccattcctaagcactggagtgcagctttggtgcagcttccggattcttaggatgcatgcatcatttaaacagcatacctccaaagagacccgaagcagctttattttggcagtctgtaacaggccaaagaaatgTTAATTATTTGTGGACAGAATATAAAGTACAGTGCATCATATTTCAACCtcttaattaataattttatctAGTTATAAGCTTCCCTGCTAGATTCAGATTCATTCATTTGTAACAAGTGAAGCATATCTCTGGTCCAGTGAACAAGAGAACATAACCACATAACGATATGCAGCAGTAATGTAACATTGAAAATAATACTACAAAATTATACCAGTAAGattacaaaaatatttgcatataaaaataatataaaaccaaACATAAAATCAAAATTCAGCAAACCTTACTTCTGGTAGAGGACTGGCTGGTTTGGTAAGAATTCCGCCCACATAAACAACATTCGGTAGTGTAGGTCTTGGAAACTCTAGTGCTACATCAGTACACAGCATCCAGAGGCTGGAGTCATGAACCAATTCATACATGGATTTTGCTGGCTGTACATTGTACTTCTGCATTATCCTTTCATATTTTGGTAGAACCAAAAAGCTGACTCCAAATCTTGAAACCAGGTAAACAATAGTGTTTTTAAGCCTCTCTAGCAAGTTCATATGATCTGTGAGAAGTGAATTAAATTCTGGAACATATGATAATGGTGCTGGAGCACCTACTTCTGCTGGATACCAGAGACCAGTGGAAAACACAGCATACTTAATTCCTAAAAGATGAGCAATCACAAATCCACACATCTCATTAGGATCTACAAGCAGCAAGTCAAATTTTTCTTGCTTCAGGGCATGTAGGAGTTTCTTATTGCCCACAATCATATCACAGTTCTTGGAATAGTGGTCCAGAATGTCAAACAGTTCCAGGGCTGTTAGTCTCCCAGAAAAGATACTCCTCATTTTGGATTGAAGAAACTCATCTGAAGTGGAAGTATTAAAGATCCCTGGGTAACGTTGCAGTCTGTAGTGATTAGATGGAGGGATCTCTCTACCCTCAGACAGGAGAAAAACTGTCTGATGGCCTTGTTCATGCAAGGCTGAGGCCAAGGTCTTGAAAATGTACAGATGGCTTTCAAACATAATTGGCGGCACAATAACAATTTTGGCAGCCCTTGAAATTCCAAAAGCACTCCACAGAAGAATGAAAAATGGAATGTAAGACTTCATAGCTGAAATGACAAGCAAACAATAATTATTTCAACACaaccaaaatgtttttcagagaacag
It includes:
- the UGT8 gene encoding 2-hydroxyacylsphingosine 1-beta-galactosyltransferase isoform X3 — its product is MVQMKTMKSYIPFFILLWSAFGISRAAKIVIVPPIMFESHLYIFKTLASALHEQGHQTVFLLSEGREIPPSNHYRLQRYPGIFNTSTSDEFLQSKMRSIFSGRLTALELFDILDHYSKNCDMIVGNKKLLHALKQEKFDLLLVDPNEMCGFVIAHLLGIKYAVFSTGLWYPAEVGAPAPLSYVPEFNSLLTDHMNLLERLKNTIVYLVSRFGVSFLVLPKYERIMQKYNVQPAKSMYELVHDSSLWMLCTDVALEFPRPTLPNVVYVGGILTKPASPLPEDLQTWVDGANENGFVLVSFGAGVKYLSEEIASKLAHALARLPQRVIWRFSGKKPRNLGNNTKLIEWLPQNDLLGHSNIKAFLSHGGLNSIFETMYHGVPVVGIPLFGDHYDTMTRVQAKGMGILLNWKTLTEDELYNALVKVINDPSYRRQAQKLSEIHKDQPSHPVDRTVYWINYILRHNGAQHLRAAVYTVSLYQYFLLDIAIVILLGTALFCYILARIAKFICKQSKHLWSTNEQTTINGHYQNGIPNGKYRRNGHIKHEKKVK
- the UGT8 gene encoding 2-hydroxyacylsphingosine 1-beta-galactosyltransferase isoform X4; this translates as MKSYIPFFILLWSAFGISRAAKIVIVPPIMFESHLYIFKTLASALHEQGHQTVFLLSEGREIPPSNHYRLQRYPGIFNTSTSDEFLQSKMRSIFSGRLTALELFDILDHYSKNCDMIVGNKKLLHALKQEKFDLLLVDPNEMCGFVIAHLLGIKYAVFSTGLWYPAEVGAPAPLSYVPEFNSLLTDHMNLLERLKNTIVYLVSRFGVSFLVLPKYERIMQKYNVQPAKSMYELVHDSSLWMLCTDVALEFPRPTLPNVVYVGGILTKPASPLPEDLQTWVDGANENGFVLVSFGAGVKYLSEEIASKLAHALARLPQRVIWRFSGKKPRNLGNNTKLIEWLPQNDLLGHSNIKAFLSHGGLNSIFETMYHGVPVVGIPLFGDHYDTMTRVQAKGMGILLNWKTLTEDELYNALVKVINDPSYRRQAQKLSEIHKDQPSHPVDRTVYWINYILRHNGAQHLRAAVYTVSLYQYFLLDIAIVILLGTALFCYILARIAKFICKQSKHLWSTNEQTTINGHYQNGIPNGKYRRNGHIKHEKKVK